A genomic window from Betta splendens chromosome 24, fBetSpl5.4, whole genome shotgun sequence includes:
- the fynb gene encoding tyrosine-protein kinase fynb isoform X2, protein MGCVQCKDKEATKFTDERDTSTSQGAGYRYGADPTPQHYPNFGVTAIPNYNNFHTPVGQGMTVFGGVSTSSHTGTLRTRGGTGVTLFVALYDYEARTEDDLSFRKGERFQIINSTEGDWWDAHSLTTGGSGYIPSNYVAPVDSIQAEDWYFGKLGRKDAERQLLSSGNLRGTYLIRESETTKGAFSLSIRDWDDVKGDHVKHYKIRKLDSGGYYITTRAQFETLQQLVQHYSDRAAGLCCRLVVPCHKGMPRLADLSVKTKDVWEIPRESLQLIKRLGNGQFGEVWMGTWNGTTKVAVKTLKPGTMSPESFLEEAQIMKKLRHDKLVQLYAVVSEEPIYIVTEYMGKGSLLDFLKDGEGRGLKLPNLVDMAAQVAAGMAYIERMNYIHRDLRAANILVGDSLVCKIADFGLARLIEDNEYTARQGAKFPIKWTAPEAALYGKFTIKSDVWSFGILLTELVTKGRVPYPGMNNREVLEQVERGYRMPCPQDCPISLHELMLQCWKKEAEERPTFEYLQAFLEDYFTATEPQYQPGDNL, encoded by the exons ATGGGCTGTGTGCAATGCAAGGATAAGGAAGCGACCAAATTCACAGACGAGCGTGACACCAGCACCTCCCAGGGAGCGGGCTACCGCTATGGGGCCGACCCCACTCCACAGCATTACCCCAACTTTGGGGTTACTGCCATTCCCAATTACAACAACTTTCACACCCCTGTTGGACAGGGAATGACGGTGTTTGGAGGCGTCAGCACTTCCTCTCACACTGGAACCCTAAGGACTCGGGGTGGGACAG GAGTCACGCTATTTGTGGCACTTTATGACTATGAGGCACGCACAGAAGATGACCTCAGCTTCAGGAAAGGAGAAAGGTTCCAGATCATCAACAGCAC TGAAGGCGATTGGTGGGATGCTCATTCCCTCACTACCGGTGGCAGCGGATACATTCCCAGTAATTACGTGGCTCCAGTGGACTCCATACAGGCAGAGGA CTGGTACTTTGGTAAACTGGGTCGCAAGGATGCAGAGAGACAGCTGCTGTCTTCAGGAAACCTCCGAGGCACCTATCTCATACGGGAGAGTGAAACTACGAAGG GTGCCTTTTCCTTGTCCATACGAGACTGGGATGATGTGAAAGGCGACCACGTCAAGCATTATAAGATCCGCAAGCTGGACAGTGGCGGCTACTACATCACCACCAGGGCTCAGTTTGAGACacttcagcagctggttcagcaCTACTCAG ACCGAGCCGCTGGGCTCTGCTGTCGCTTGGTGGTGCCCTGCCATAAAGGGATGCCCCGCCTCGCTGACCTGTCTGTCAAAACAAAGGACGTGTGGGAGATTCCTCGAGAATCACTGCAGCTGATCAAGCGCCTTGGGAACGGGCAGTTTGGGGAGGTCTGGATGG GAACGTGGAACGGCACCACTAAGGTGGCGGTAAAGACTCTAAAGCCTGGTACCATGTCCCCGGAGTCCTTCCTGGAGGAGGCTCAGATCATGAAGAAGCTGCGCCATGACAAGCTGGTGCAGCTCTACGCTGTGGTTTCTGAGGAGCCCATCTACATAGTCACTGAGTACATGGGCAAAG GAAGTCTGCTGGACTTCTTAAAGGATGGAGAAGGACGAGGGTTGAAACTGCCGAACTTGGTGGACATGGCTGCACAG GTGGCAGCAGGCATGGCCTACATTGAGAGGATGAACTACATCCACAGAGACCTGCGCGCCGCCAACATCCTGGTAGGAGACAGCCTGGTCTGCAAGATTGCTGACTTTGGCTTGGCGAGGCTCATCGAAGACAACGAGTACACTGCTCGGCAAG GAGCCAAGTTTCCCATTAAGTGGACCGCCCCCGAAGCGGCGCTGTACGGAAAGTTCACCATTAAATCAGACGTGTGGTCATTTGGCATCTTGCTTACGGAGCTGGTCACCAAGGGCCGGGTGCCTTACCCAG GGATGAACAACCGCGAGGTGCTGGAGCAGGTAGAGCGAGGCTACAGGATGCCATGTCCCCAGGACTGCCCCATCTCGCTCCACgagctgatgctgcagtgctggaagaaggaggccgaggagcggCCCACCTTTGAGTACCTGCAGGCCTTCTTGGAGGACTACTTCACAGCCACTGAGCCTCAGTACCAGCCTGGGGACAACCTCTAG
- the fynb gene encoding tyrosine-protein kinase fynb isoform X1 — protein MGCVQCKDKEATKFTDERDTSTSQGAGYRYGADPTPQHYPNFGVTAIPNYNNFHTPVGQGMTVFGGVSTSSHTGTLRTRGGTGVTLFVALYDYEARTEDDLSFRKGERFQIINSTEGDWWDAHSLTTGGSGYIPSNYVAPVDSIQAEDWYFGKLGRKDAERQLLSSGNLRGTYLIRESETTKGAFSLSIRDWDDVKGDHVKHYKIRKLDSGGYYITTRAQFETLQQLVQHYSDRAAGLCCRLVVPCHKGMPRLADLSVKTKDVWEIPRESLQLIKRLGNGQFGEVWMESADGLCFNLTGVCVNYIPDTVGLSHDAWEITRDALELEVKLGTGCFADVFYGTWNGTTKVAVKTLKPGTMSPESFLEEAQIMKKLRHDKLVQLYAVVSEEPIYIVTEYMGKGSLLDFLKDGEGRGLKLPNLVDMAAQVAAGMAYIERMNYIHRDLRAANILVGDSLVCKIADFGLARLIEDNEYTARQGAKFPIKWTAPEAALYGKFTIKSDVWSFGILLTELVTKGRVPYPGMNNREVLEQVERGYRMPCPQDCPISLHELMLQCWKKEAEERPTFEYLQAFLEDYFTATEPQYQPGDNL, from the exons ATGGGCTGTGTGCAATGCAAGGATAAGGAAGCGACCAAATTCACAGACGAGCGTGACACCAGCACCTCCCAGGGAGCGGGCTACCGCTATGGGGCCGACCCCACTCCACAGCATTACCCCAACTTTGGGGTTACTGCCATTCCCAATTACAACAACTTTCACACCCCTGTTGGACAGGGAATGACGGTGTTTGGAGGCGTCAGCACTTCCTCTCACACTGGAACCCTAAGGACTCGGGGTGGGACAG GAGTCACGCTATTTGTGGCACTTTATGACTATGAGGCACGCACAGAAGATGACCTCAGCTTCAGGAAAGGAGAAAGGTTCCAGATCATCAACAGCAC TGAAGGCGATTGGTGGGATGCTCATTCCCTCACTACCGGTGGCAGCGGATACATTCCCAGTAATTACGTGGCTCCAGTGGACTCCATACAGGCAGAGGA CTGGTACTTTGGTAAACTGGGTCGCAAGGATGCAGAGAGACAGCTGCTGTCTTCAGGAAACCTCCGAGGCACCTATCTCATACGGGAGAGTGAAACTACGAAGG GTGCCTTTTCCTTGTCCATACGAGACTGGGATGATGTGAAAGGCGACCACGTCAAGCATTATAAGATCCGCAAGCTGGACAGTGGCGGCTACTACATCACCACCAGGGCTCAGTTTGAGACacttcagcagctggttcagcaCTACTCAG ACCGAGCCGCTGGGCTCTGCTGTCGCTTGGTGGTGCCCTGCCATAAAGGGATGCCCCGCCTCGCTGACCTGTCTGTCAAAACAAAGGACGTGTGGGAGATTCCTCGAGAATCACTGCAGCTGATCAAGCGCCTTGGGAACGGGCAGTTTGGGGAGGTCTGGATGG AGAGTGCGGATGGTTTGTGCTTTAATTTAACGGGCGTGTGTGTGAACTACATCCCTGACACTGTGGGCTTGAGTCACGATGCCTGGGAGATCACCAGAGATGCACTTGAATTGGAAGTAAAACTGGGCACAGGATGTTTTGCTGATGTATTTTACG GAACGTGGAACGGCACCACTAAGGTGGCGGTAAAGACTCTAAAGCCTGGTACCATGTCCCCGGAGTCCTTCCTGGAGGAGGCTCAGATCATGAAGAAGCTGCGCCATGACAAGCTGGTGCAGCTCTACGCTGTGGTTTCTGAGGAGCCCATCTACATAGTCACTGAGTACATGGGCAAAG GAAGTCTGCTGGACTTCTTAAAGGATGGAGAAGGACGAGGGTTGAAACTGCCGAACTTGGTGGACATGGCTGCACAG GTGGCAGCAGGCATGGCCTACATTGAGAGGATGAACTACATCCACAGAGACCTGCGCGCCGCCAACATCCTGGTAGGAGACAGCCTGGTCTGCAAGATTGCTGACTTTGGCTTGGCGAGGCTCATCGAAGACAACGAGTACACTGCTCGGCAAG GAGCCAAGTTTCCCATTAAGTGGACCGCCCCCGAAGCGGCGCTGTACGGAAAGTTCACCATTAAATCAGACGTGTGGTCATTTGGCATCTTGCTTACGGAGCTGGTCACCAAGGGCCGGGTGCCTTACCCAG GGATGAACAACCGCGAGGTGCTGGAGCAGGTAGAGCGAGGCTACAGGATGCCATGTCCCCAGGACTGCCCCATCTCGCTCCACgagctgatgctgcagtgctggaagaaggaggccgaggagcggCCCACCTTTGAGTACCTGCAGGCCTTCTTGGAGGACTACTTCACAGCCACTGAGCCTCAGTACCAGCCTGGGGACAACCTCTAG
- the fynb gene encoding tyrosine-protein kinase fynb isoform X4, with product MGCVQCKDKEATKFTDERDTSTSQGAGYRYGADPTPQHYPNFGVTAIPNYNNFHTPVGQGMTVFGGVSTSSHTGTLRTRGGTGVTLFVALYDYEARTEDDLSFRKGERFQIINSTEGDWWDAHSLTTGGSGYIPSNYVAPVDSIQAEDWYFGKLGRKDAERQLLSSGNLRGTYLIRESETTKGAFSLSIRDWDDVKGDHVKHYKIRKLDSGGYYITTRAQFETLQQLVQHYSGTWNGTTKVAVKTLKPGTMSPESFLEEAQIMKKLRHDKLVQLYAVVSEEPIYIVTEYMGKGSLLDFLKDGEGRGLKLPNLVDMAAQVAAGMAYIERMNYIHRDLRAANILVGDSLVCKIADFGLARLIEDNEYTARQGAKFPIKWTAPEAALYGKFTIKSDVWSFGILLTELVTKGRVPYPGMNNREVLEQVERGYRMPCPQDCPISLHELMLQCWKKEAEERPTFEYLQAFLEDYFTATEPQYQPGDNL from the exons ATGGGCTGTGTGCAATGCAAGGATAAGGAAGCGACCAAATTCACAGACGAGCGTGACACCAGCACCTCCCAGGGAGCGGGCTACCGCTATGGGGCCGACCCCACTCCACAGCATTACCCCAACTTTGGGGTTACTGCCATTCCCAATTACAACAACTTTCACACCCCTGTTGGACAGGGAATGACGGTGTTTGGAGGCGTCAGCACTTCCTCTCACACTGGAACCCTAAGGACTCGGGGTGGGACAG GAGTCACGCTATTTGTGGCACTTTATGACTATGAGGCACGCACAGAAGATGACCTCAGCTTCAGGAAAGGAGAAAGGTTCCAGATCATCAACAGCAC TGAAGGCGATTGGTGGGATGCTCATTCCCTCACTACCGGTGGCAGCGGATACATTCCCAGTAATTACGTGGCTCCAGTGGACTCCATACAGGCAGAGGA CTGGTACTTTGGTAAACTGGGTCGCAAGGATGCAGAGAGACAGCTGCTGTCTTCAGGAAACCTCCGAGGCACCTATCTCATACGGGAGAGTGAAACTACGAAGG GTGCCTTTTCCTTGTCCATACGAGACTGGGATGATGTGAAAGGCGACCACGTCAAGCATTATAAGATCCGCAAGCTGGACAGTGGCGGCTACTACATCACCACCAGGGCTCAGTTTGAGACacttcagcagctggttcagcaCTACTCAG GAACGTGGAACGGCACCACTAAGGTGGCGGTAAAGACTCTAAAGCCTGGTACCATGTCCCCGGAGTCCTTCCTGGAGGAGGCTCAGATCATGAAGAAGCTGCGCCATGACAAGCTGGTGCAGCTCTACGCTGTGGTTTCTGAGGAGCCCATCTACATAGTCACTGAGTACATGGGCAAAG GAAGTCTGCTGGACTTCTTAAAGGATGGAGAAGGACGAGGGTTGAAACTGCCGAACTTGGTGGACATGGCTGCACAG GTGGCAGCAGGCATGGCCTACATTGAGAGGATGAACTACATCCACAGAGACCTGCGCGCCGCCAACATCCTGGTAGGAGACAGCCTGGTCTGCAAGATTGCTGACTTTGGCTTGGCGAGGCTCATCGAAGACAACGAGTACACTGCTCGGCAAG GAGCCAAGTTTCCCATTAAGTGGACCGCCCCCGAAGCGGCGCTGTACGGAAAGTTCACCATTAAATCAGACGTGTGGTCATTTGGCATCTTGCTTACGGAGCTGGTCACCAAGGGCCGGGTGCCTTACCCAG GGATGAACAACCGCGAGGTGCTGGAGCAGGTAGAGCGAGGCTACAGGATGCCATGTCCCCAGGACTGCCCCATCTCGCTCCACgagctgatgctgcagtgctggaagaaggaggccgaggagcggCCCACCTTTGAGTACCTGCAGGCCTTCTTGGAGGACTACTTCACAGCCACTGAGCCTCAGTACCAGCCTGGGGACAACCTCTAG
- the LOC114849392 gene encoding probable G-protein coupled receptor 139, translating into MDEAGAAIFITVQKVYYPFLCVVGIPANLFTFYMICFRRCGMSNTAIIYLSCLAIMDTFYLLWVILIDLTLTFWLLQPFWHSHPWCGVLGFLQHGSLCSSSWIVVVFTIERFLVLRSTVAKQQLSQAWVTKLTCLAIVLLSHVASVPLAWINTVTPVNVTVKEETLTLPRCHYRNDTYVTFIVWISSSLSGGVPIVLVIIFNYLIAHHLCRATNLFTKEELHAVQGRSSLRRTILLLGTVSVTFVVLSLPRFVTYCILRTQHNSESFNRNDYSIPINVAGDVANMLHNLNSTTNFLLYCVVSCGFRRELVHLVTCRAKARGLGSAIHTTMKVFSVLHHRTSLSPEPGHVVLNSLTRTQ; encoded by the exons ATGGACGAAGCAGGAGCCGCCATCTTCATCACTGTGCAGAAGGTCTACTACCCGTTCCTCTGCGTCGTGGGCATTCCAG CCAACCTGTTCACCTTCTACATGATCTGCTTCCGTAGATGTGGGATGTCCAACACCGCCATCATCTACCTGAGCTGCCTGGCCATCATGGACACCTTCTACCTGCTGTGGGTGATCCTCATTGACCTGACGCTCAccttctggctgctgcagcccttCTGGCACTCTCACCCCTGGTGTGGCGTCCTGGGCTTCCTGCAGCACGGctcgctctgcagctcctcctggatCGTGGTGGTTTTCACCATCGAGCGCTTCCTTGTCCTGCGCAGCACTGTGGCCAAGCAGCAGCTGTCCCAGGCCTGGGTGACCAAACTCACCTGCCTGGCCATTGTTCTGCTGTCACATGTGGCCTCTGTGCCTCTGGCCTGGATTAACACCGTCACGCCTGTTAACGTGACTGTGAAGGAGGAAACCCTGACCCTGCCCAGGTGTCATTACCGTAATGACACCTACGTTACATTCATAGTGTGGATCAGCAGCTCCCTGTCGGGGGGCGTCCCCATTGTGTTGGTCATCATCTTTAATTATCTCATTGCTCACCATCTGTGCCGCGCCACCAACCTGTTCACCAAGGAGGAGCTCCACGCTGTGCAGGGCCGGAGCTCGCTGAGGAGGACaatcctgctgctgggcaccGTGTCGGTGACCTTCGTGGTGCTCAGCCTGCCCCGCTTTGTTACATACTGCATCCTGAGGACGCAGCATAACAGCGAGAGCTTCAACCGCAACGACTATAGCATCCCCATCAATGTGGCTGGAGATGTCGCCAACATGCTGCACAACCTCAACTCCACCACCAACTTTCTGCTCTACTGCGTGGTGAGCTGCGGCTTCCGGCGGGAGCTGGTGCACCTGGTGACCTGCAGAGCAAAGGCACGGGGGCTGGGCTCTGCCATCCACACTACCATGAAGGTCTTCTCTGTGCTCCATCACAGGACATCCCTGAGCCCAGAACCCGGCCATGTGGTGCTAAACAGTCTGACAAGAACCCAGTAG
- the fynb gene encoding tyrosine-protein kinase fynb isoform X3 — protein sequence MGCVQCKDKEATKFTDERDTSTSQGAGYRYGADPTPQHYPNFGVTAIPNYNNFHTPVGQGMTVFGGVSTSSHTGTLRTRGGTGVTLFVALYDYEARTEDDLSFRKGERFQIINSTEGDWWDAHSLTTGGSGYIPSNYVAPVDSIQAEDWYFGKLGRKDAERQLLSSGNLRGTYLIRESETTKGAFSLSIRDWDDVKGDHVKHYKIRKLDSGGYYITTRAQFETLQQLVQHYSESADGLCFNLTGVCVNYIPDTVGLSHDAWEITRDALELEVKLGTGCFADVFYGTWNGTTKVAVKTLKPGTMSPESFLEEAQIMKKLRHDKLVQLYAVVSEEPIYIVTEYMGKGSLLDFLKDGEGRGLKLPNLVDMAAQVAAGMAYIERMNYIHRDLRAANILVGDSLVCKIADFGLARLIEDNEYTARQGAKFPIKWTAPEAALYGKFTIKSDVWSFGILLTELVTKGRVPYPGMNNREVLEQVERGYRMPCPQDCPISLHELMLQCWKKEAEERPTFEYLQAFLEDYFTATEPQYQPGDNL from the exons ATGGGCTGTGTGCAATGCAAGGATAAGGAAGCGACCAAATTCACAGACGAGCGTGACACCAGCACCTCCCAGGGAGCGGGCTACCGCTATGGGGCCGACCCCACTCCACAGCATTACCCCAACTTTGGGGTTACTGCCATTCCCAATTACAACAACTTTCACACCCCTGTTGGACAGGGAATGACGGTGTTTGGAGGCGTCAGCACTTCCTCTCACACTGGAACCCTAAGGACTCGGGGTGGGACAG GAGTCACGCTATTTGTGGCACTTTATGACTATGAGGCACGCACAGAAGATGACCTCAGCTTCAGGAAAGGAGAAAGGTTCCAGATCATCAACAGCAC TGAAGGCGATTGGTGGGATGCTCATTCCCTCACTACCGGTGGCAGCGGATACATTCCCAGTAATTACGTGGCTCCAGTGGACTCCATACAGGCAGAGGA CTGGTACTTTGGTAAACTGGGTCGCAAGGATGCAGAGAGACAGCTGCTGTCTTCAGGAAACCTCCGAGGCACCTATCTCATACGGGAGAGTGAAACTACGAAGG GTGCCTTTTCCTTGTCCATACGAGACTGGGATGATGTGAAAGGCGACCACGTCAAGCATTATAAGATCCGCAAGCTGGACAGTGGCGGCTACTACATCACCACCAGGGCTCAGTTTGAGACacttcagcagctggttcagcaCTACTCAG AGAGTGCGGATGGTTTGTGCTTTAATTTAACGGGCGTGTGTGTGAACTACATCCCTGACACTGTGGGCTTGAGTCACGATGCCTGGGAGATCACCAGAGATGCACTTGAATTGGAAGTAAAACTGGGCACAGGATGTTTTGCTGATGTATTTTACG GAACGTGGAACGGCACCACTAAGGTGGCGGTAAAGACTCTAAAGCCTGGTACCATGTCCCCGGAGTCCTTCCTGGAGGAGGCTCAGATCATGAAGAAGCTGCGCCATGACAAGCTGGTGCAGCTCTACGCTGTGGTTTCTGAGGAGCCCATCTACATAGTCACTGAGTACATGGGCAAAG GAAGTCTGCTGGACTTCTTAAAGGATGGAGAAGGACGAGGGTTGAAACTGCCGAACTTGGTGGACATGGCTGCACAG GTGGCAGCAGGCATGGCCTACATTGAGAGGATGAACTACATCCACAGAGACCTGCGCGCCGCCAACATCCTGGTAGGAGACAGCCTGGTCTGCAAGATTGCTGACTTTGGCTTGGCGAGGCTCATCGAAGACAACGAGTACACTGCTCGGCAAG GAGCCAAGTTTCCCATTAAGTGGACCGCCCCCGAAGCGGCGCTGTACGGAAAGTTCACCATTAAATCAGACGTGTGGTCATTTGGCATCTTGCTTACGGAGCTGGTCACCAAGGGCCGGGTGCCTTACCCAG GGATGAACAACCGCGAGGTGCTGGAGCAGGTAGAGCGAGGCTACAGGATGCCATGTCCCCAGGACTGCCCCATCTCGCTCCACgagctgatgctgcagtgctggaagaaggaggccgaggagcggCCCACCTTTGAGTACCTGCAGGCCTTCTTGGAGGACTACTTCACAGCCACTGAGCCTCAGTACCAGCCTGGGGACAACCTCTAG